In Deltaproteobacteria bacterium, the genomic stretch GACTTCGATACTTAGACCGAAGCCAGCACACAATGGTCTCGTCTCTCATCCCTGCTCTTGTGCAGAGGCTCTCCACTCCGGTCAATCACTATTGCGGTAAGTTGTTTCCTGCCACCGCCTTAAGTACCTTGAGCACGCCGATATGAGCGAATCCGCGCGCGCCTCCCCCACTCAGTACAAGCCCGACTTTAGGACGCGGAATGACACGGTCGCTATTGACAGGTGTCGCTTGCGCTGCAGCGCGCCCCGAGCTTACCAACAAGAGAAAAACAATGTTGATCCCCACAACTCCCAGCATCCAACGATAATGATGACGTACACACATGGCGCACACCATAAGGGAATTTTCTACGGTTGATCAATCGGGAATTGATTCCGCGCTTGCCCTCCGCTACCGTTATCCACTCTTTGTTTTGTTGGTCGTGCGAGTCGCACTATGATTACCGCACACGGTCTCACCAAACTCTACGGGACATTCCCTGCTATCAAGGAGGTGAGTTTCTCGATTAACCGCGGTGAGGTCGTTGGCCGTCTCGGGCCAAACGGTGCTGGAAAGTCGACAACCATGCGCATTCTCGCCTGTATTCTCGCACCAACGGCAGGCTCTGCAGCCGTTGCTGGCCACGACATCGTGCGTGACTCTTTCGCGGTCCGTCGCCAGTTAGGGTACATGCCAGAGGTCTTGTCGCTGTACCCAGAGATGACCGTCACTGCGTATCTGGACTTTGTTGGTAAGATGAAGGGACTAACAGGAGCCAAACGGCGACAGTGTATCCAGCAGGTCATTGATGAACTCGCGCTCGGGGACAAAGCGCGCAATTACATCGGCACGCTATCGAAAGGGTATCGTCAGCGCGTGGGACTCGCACAAGCGTTGGTAAACCATCCTGCCGTGTTGGTCCTCGATGAACCAACGATCGGACTCGATCCTGAACAAGCGGCAGATTTCCGCAACCTGATCCGCAGCATGCGAGGACAGCGCACGGTCATTCTTTCGACCCATATCCTGCCGGACGTCAACACAACGTGTGATCGCGTGATGATCATGAACCACGGGAGATTGCTCGCGCTCGACACGCCACGGAATCTCACCCTCCAGCGTCAAGATGTCAGTGAAATCGCGCTACAAGTCACTGGGCCACAGGATGCGGTCACCAAGGCGTTACGTAGCCTGCCGGGCGTCATTGCCGTACTCGCGGAAAGAACTGAAGTCAGTGGGGCCACGTTCTACACCGTCAAGGCGGATCGGCAGCGAGATATTCGCCCCACGCTCGTTGAGCTGATAACCAGGCAGGGCTGGCAATTGTTCGAGTTACGCTCCCGGGCAATGGACCTGGAAGAAATTTTTCACCAGGTTGTGGAGCAGAGGGAGGAAATAAAGAATTAAAAGTGCATAATGAAGAATGAAGAAGGGGCAAAGGTTTCTTCAATTTTTCATCGTCAAGTTGTAATTCTTCATTGCCATGCTGTTCCTCGCTGTGCTCACCAAAGAGTTGCACATCTCGTTCGGCTTCTTCCTCGCCTACGCCGTTCTCGCCGTAGCGCTCGCACTCTCTGGCTTCTTCTTTTACACCGATCTGAGTCTCTTTATGCTCTTCGGTGGAACAGACCTTGAAAAAGGGCTGTGGGAGTTCGTCTTCCATGATCTGCGCTTTGTGCTGATGTTGCTCGTGCCGGTACTCACTGCGCGTGCGTTCGCCGAAGAGCAGAAGCTTGGCACCCTCGATTTGCTGTGGACGTACCCGGTGTCAGAAAGTAGCGTCCTGCTCGGCAAATTTGTCGCCTCTGCCGTTCTCCTTGTCATCGTACTCGTGTTAACACTGCTCTATCCGCTGGCGTTGTCGTGGTATTATCCAGCCGTCAATTGGTTCCCGCTTCTGGCCTTCTATCTTGGGCTTTTTCTCCTCGGTCTTGCTTTTATCAGCGTAGGCCTCCTGCTCTCGGCAACCACCGATAGCCAAGCAATTGCGGCACTGGGCACACTAGGCGTGCTGGTCTTGTTCTGGTCCCTCACCTGGAATGAACACGCAGTCAATGAAGTACTCCTCAACAGCCTGCTGCACATCTCGCTCTTTGATCGGTTCAGTAATTTTTCCCGAGGAGCAATTGATTCACACGAAGTCACATTCTTTCTTGTGTTTGTGAGTTTCTTCCTCGTGCTCACCTGGCAAGCACTGCGTTCGCGGCGGTGGCGAGGAAAAGGCGAGTTCGCATCGCTGCGCACGTTTTTAACCACACCAAACCGTAACCAATGGCTTATGGTAGGCTTCGCCGACGTCGTCTTGCTGCTCGGGCTTATTGGGCTACAAGTATCTTTTATTCCCCACAACGTGCGTTGGGACCTGACCCCAACCAAAGCGATGTCGTTATCCCCACAAACGAAAGCGCTGCTTTCCAAGCTTGACCGTGAAGTGAGAGCCACCCTGTTCTTTGCGGGCTCACCGGATGTGTACCAGGCACTTGATGACGTGTTGAAGCGTTACGCGACCGCGAGCCCACATTTCCAATACCAGGTGCTGTTTCGTGAGCGTCATCTCGCCGTAGCACAAGCGTATGGGGTCACGCACAACAACATGATTACCATCGAATATGATGGGCAACGGAAGCTTGTCCCGCTCGTGACTGAACAACGCATCACTCAGGTGCTGTTTCAATTGATTCATCGGCAACGCAAAACCATTTACTTCAGCAGTGGACACGGGGAAAAAGATCCGCACGACAACAGCCCACGTCAGGGTTACAGCGAAGCGGCGGTCGCGCTCCGCAACGAGAACTTCGATGTACAGACACTTCAACTCGGACGTGAGTCGCGCATTCCTCAGGAGGCAACAGTGGTCATTGTCAGCGGTCCTCAGAGTGATTTGCTGACCGAAGAAATTGAATTACTCCACAGTTACATTCAACGTGGTGGGCACGTGTTGCTGATGATCGACCCTCTCCCCGTTCCTCATCTGACAGCGGCGCTCGCCCGATACGGCATCAAACTTACAGAGGATGTTGTCTATGACCCGGAGAACCGCTTGTTTGGTGGTGATGCCCGCAGCCCACTCGTGTCGTTGTATAACCTCAATGTTCCGATTGTGAACGAGCTGCGACAGAACACGATCTTCCCCTTGGTACGTTCAGTCGATGTAATCTCCCCACCAAGCCCTGCGATAACGGTCACTCCATTTTGCAGCACTGGACCTGGCTCATGGGCACGGTATCGTTCGGCTGACATCGCGCCACGCGGAGCAGTTGAGTTCGAGGGCACCAAGGCTCGTCCTGGGCCGATTGACATCGCCGTTGCTGTCTCGCTCCCGGTAAACGGCAGCACAACAACGACGAGCGCAACAACCTTGGGTCTGGCAATGGCGCCACAACACCAAGCTCGTATCGTGGTCTATGGTGATAGCGACTTTGCCAGCAACGCACGGCTCGCACTCCTCGGCAACAAGGATCTCTTTCTCAATACGGTTCACTGGCTCGCCGGTGAGGAACAGTTCATGACCGAACGCCCCTCGGACGACGAAGTCAGTGCTAAAGTTTCGCCGGTCACACTCACCGCACAAGCAGCGCGGCAGCTTTTCTGGCTGGTCGCGATTATCGAACCGGGAGTGATTCTCTTGATTGGCGTGATGGTGTCGGTGTATCGCAAGCGGAGGATGTAGAACAGCCAGCGTTTGTGAGTTCCTCAGAAAGCCACTCTCGCGATCCCGAGTTTACCGACATGTCGGCTTTCCTGCTTCTGTTGCTAACCAGGTCGTCAATTCCTTCTGCAATTCAGCCGCAAGCGTTTGGTGCTCAGCTATGATCGACCGGCGCTCGCCAGGGTCGGCTTCTACATTGAACAATTCAGCTGGATTCTGCCCAGTCACTACGAGTTTCATGTTTCCACGCATGGCGGCGAGTTGGAATGAGCATTCAGTGCGCCATTCCCAAAACAGGGTACGCGGCAACAGCGATCCGTGTCCGCGCCATACCGGGGTCAGATCGACACCGTCCAAATGCCAGGCTGGATCAGTCGCTATTTGCGCTGTCGCCAAGAGAGTGGGCATCAGGTCAATGGTGTTGATGACCTCGTTGGATCGTGTTGCAGGCTGAACTTTGGCAGGCCAGCGGACGACGGCTGGAACGCGAATGCCCCCTTCCCACAACGTGCGCTTCTGACCACGAAACGGACGGTTACTGTCGTGATACGCAGATGCCCCCTGATTCATTGGTTCAAAGGTCGCGCCTTGGTCGCTCAAGAAAACCACGATCGTCTGTTTAGTAAGCTGCAGGCGATCGAGCGCTTGCAAGACACGCCCGATTTCTGTGTCCATCCGCGTAATCATCGCAGCATAGGTCGCGTTGAACGGACGTTGAGGATCGATTTCGGCAAACTTTCCTTGGTACTTGGCGATATCCTGCGGCATGGCCTCAATACGAGCGTGCGGAGCCGTGTACGCAAGATAGAGAAAAAACGGCGAGTGCTGGTTCTTGCTAATGAACTCAAGGCTACGATCGGTAAACAGTGTGTTTGCGTACCCGGAGACCGGTTTGCGTTCTCGTCCGACCCACAGTTCTTTGGGGAAATGCTCCCATGCATGGACAGCGCTGGTAAAGCCAAAAAATTCCTCAACCCCAGGTCCATAGGATGGATGTAGGCATAGTTGGGCACTCCCTCACAGCCATGATGCCATTTGCCAAACAGCGCAGTCTTGTAGCCGCGACTGTTGAGGGCGCTGGCAATCGTTACTTTATTGCGCGGCAGGTCATCGTTGTTACCAGAGACACCATTATGAATCCCATACTGACCAGTCACGAACGCTGCACGACTTGGTGCACACACAGTCGCGGCAGCATACCAGCGAGTGAACACCATCCCTTGCTGAGCCAGGCGATCGAGGTGGGGCGTCTGCCACTCTTTACGTCCGTTAAACCCGACGTCTCCCCAACCAAGATCGTCAGCATAGAGGACCACCATGTTCGGCAGTCGTTCTGCCAATGCAAGCGGCGGTAGAAAATACAGAAGGCATACGAGCCACGCGATACAGGATCGCTGTACCCTTCGTGTATGGTGTGTACTCAATAACTCCTCGACTCCAGGTGAGATTCTGTGTCTCAAAGGCATGTCACTCCAAGTTTTGCTCACACTCGACTTTTTCATAGACCTCGGCAAGTGCTAGGGTACAATCGATTGATGGCAACGACATTGTTGCGGTCACGGCGCTTGCTTCCGTCAGCAGCCATTGACTGTCCGGCTGTCGGACATAGTGCTCTATGTGCGGCGTGGTCTGCGACACCAGCAGATACTCTTGCGGCGAAGCAAGCTGCCGATAGCGGAGGTCCTTGTCACCGCGCGCATAGGCTTCAGTTGACGGAGACAGGACTTCACCAATAACCGTTGGATTGACTAACCTATCCTTGTATTCCTCCTGGAATCGTGGTTCACCGCACACTGCTACCACACCTGGATATGCGTAATGTCTTCCAGGCTGGACGTTGACTCGCATATCACTTGGATAAACCCGACAGGAACGGTTGCGGAATTGCGTATGTAGTGAGGACACAATATTTGGGGCAATAACGTTATGCGGCTCACTCGCGCCTGACATCGCAAAGATTTCGCCGTCATAATGTTCACTTTTATATTCAGATCTCCGCTCCAAGAGGAGGTACTCTTCCGGGGTGAAATAGCGTCGGGGTGTAATGACATACGGTTCTCCGTTGGGCAGCAATTCTTGGCCCTGCATTATCCTTCGGCGCTCACAAAATTCGCTCGCCCATCGATTGGTTCTCGTTGTAACGCACTATAACAATTCCTGCAGCTCCGGTAGCGGAATATCATGCCCGCCACTTTCTTTGACCGGTTTACCAACATCAAGGCTTTCGATACACTCTAGCTCAGGCGCATGCCTCACCAGCAGTTTGGCAAAGCAACGGACCATTTTGGCTCGGTCCGCAGTCTTCATTTTCGGCCACGGCCCCTCATCAAAGGCCTTTCGGGCGGCAGCCACAGCCCGGTTCACATCTTCAACTCCAGCCTCTGCGAGTTGCGTCAATACCTCATTATTAGCCGGATTGAGTACAGGAAATGTCTTGCCACTGACTGCCGAAACATACTCTCCGTTGATAAATAATTGTGAGCGCAAGGTGGAGCGCATCATGCTGTTACTCTATCGCCGCCTCTATACGCCGTCCAGCACGGCGCAGGCTAAATCAAACTCCGCGAGATTAGTACACTTTTGGTTATCACCAGAGAGACCGTAGCGTGCGCCATGCGCACGGGAGTGACACCAGGCGAGCGCCGCGTGCGCACAGCGCACGCGGCCCCAAATGTACGAATCTTCACAGGTCCGATTTAGTTCACGCTCTTCTTCAAATTTTCTGACCAGGCGGCTTGCCAGGTCGCGGGCGGTTCGCTATCTCCACAATGGCAACAGTAACGGAGGGAACCATGCTCCAGCAGGCAATAGATTTTCGTGAAGAGTGTGACAGCTTGTTCTCGCTCCTCAAATCCTTAGACGAACAAGACTGGCAACGCAAAACCCAATTTAAAGAATGGACAATCAGCGACATCATCGGCCACTTACATTTTGGCGATTACGCTGCCGATGTGTCGTTGCGTGATAGCGGAGCCTTCAAAGATTTCGCGCGACAGACAGCCGAAGCAAGCAAAGGCGGGCGTACGCACGTCGACGTCATGCGCGAATGGATCGCGAATTGCCAAGGCAATGACCTGCTCAACTGCTGGCGTAGTTTCGCCCTGGAGATGGCAGGGCACTTTGCCGGTGCTGATCCTAAGCTGCGTGTGTTATGGTTCGGGCCAGACATGAGTGTCCGCTCTAGTATCACTGCACGTTTGATGGAAACCTGGGCACACGCACAAGCCATCTACGACCTGCTTGGCAAAGAACGTCAGAATGCAGATCGCATCAAGAATATTGTTGTCATTGGCATGAACACGTTTGGCTGGACATTTACCAACCGCAAACTCCCTGTACCTACTGATCAGCCTTATGTTCGCCTCACCGCCCCATCGGGTGAGATCTGGGAATGGAATCAGCCAAACCAGGTAAACAGCATTGAAGGAAAAGCTGAAGAATTTTGCCAAGTCGTCACCCAAGTACGAAACATTGTTGATACGAAACTACGAGTGACTGGAGCAACCGCGACCTCATGGATGTCGATGGCACAGTGTTTCGCCGGTCCACCAGAGACACCACCCGGACCGGGGACGCGGTTTAGGCAAAGGTAATGTAGAACGTGGTGCGTGGTGCGCGAAGCGTCATCCGTCACCGCCTTCATGAGGATAAAGCGTAAACCGTAATCCGTAACCACCCCACCTCCCCTTTTACGTTTTACATATTTACGCTTTACGTATTACGAATTACGCACGAGGAAGGAGCCCCCATGAAATACGGCGTTCATCTCGGTGGCGGCGCGGCGCTACGCCATAAGGGTGCAGCAGCGCAGATCGGACACTTGGCCGAAGAGCTTGGCTATGACGGTATTCTTACCGGCGACCACATCACTATTCCTAAAAGTATTTCTTCAACCTATCCGTATACGAAACTCGCGGAGCAACAGGGCTACAATCCGTACGCCGTCTTTACCACCATCGATTGGCTCGATGCCTTTACGGTGTTGGGGCTCCTCGTCCCAGTGACTGAAAAAGTCCGGCTTGGCCCGAGTGTAATTATTGTCCCCTATCGTCATCCGCTAGAGATGGCCCGTGTGGTTGCCTCACTCGATGTTGCCTCGGGAGGTCGCATTGTTTTTGGAGTTGGTGTCGGCTGGATGGAGGAAGAGTTCCAGTTATTGGGAGTACCATACAAAGAGCGGGCAAGTCGCACGCGAGAGTACATGCAAGTGATGAAAGAAGTGTGGACCAAAGAGAACCCGCGCTTCAATGGCAAGTACATCCAGATTGATCGAGATCTGCATTTCGCGCCTAAACCGCAGCAGAAGCCACATCCACCGATCTGGGTCGGTGGAGAATCACAGGCAGCGCTCAAACGTGTGGTCGAGTTTGGTGACGGTTGGCATATCGGACCTGTGCCCCTGGAAGAAGTGAAGCCCAAGTTCGCGCAACTGCGAGAGCTGATGGCAGCGGCAGGACGGGATATGTCACAGCTAGAGATTACCTCAATGGTTGATACTCGTGTGATCTCAGAGGCAGATATTCGCACCTACCGCGACCTGGGCGTTACCGGCCTGTATGTCGTCGCTCCTGGACCAGACTCGGCAAGTGTGACGAAAATCATGCGTGAGTTTGCCGAGAAGGTGAAGAATGCGGTGAGGTAGCACTCAAACCAAAAAGTTAAAAAGGCAGAGATTGCTTCGTCGTTTCACTCCTCGCAATGACAGAACAGGGCGTCATTGCGAGCGCAGAATGTAGGCCAGAATAAGCGAAGCGTTTCCGGCAGGCTCAAGCCGGAAACGGCCTGCAGCGGTATCCCGGCCTACACAATGGAATTCTCGTGACTGACCTTCTGTTACGCCGTAAATGGACGCTCAAAGCTGGGAACAAACAGGTCGTGTTCGTCAAAAGACCTATCGAACACTCCTCTCATGTCCTGATGAAAGCGTTCTTGTGGGCGTTGTATCTCCCTGAGTATCCAGACCTATCAGTGGAAGTAAGTATTGGTGACCGCTACAAACCAGATGTGATCGCACGTAACGACAGTGGACAGCCGATCTTTTGGGGAGAAGCGGGTAAGGTCGGCGTCGATAAAATCCGCTCACTCGTGCGTCGCTATCGTGACACACACTTTGCTATCGCCAAGTGGCAAAGTAGTCTTTGCCAAATCATGCCGATTGTTCGCGATGCAGTCGCGGACTTACACCGTACCGCGCCATTCGATGTTTTGCGCTTCTCAGAAGAAAGTGCCAAACGTTTTATTGACCAGGACCGTTACCTACACTTCACGCACAACGATGTAGAGTGGACACGGATTTGGTAACGATCCAAGCGTATGCTGTGCGCCTGTTCGCTACCACAATTTACGTACTGGCAAAACAAATCCCGGTAAGACCGGATCTCCGCCGACAGTCTCGGGATCATCCAATACTTCTACAGGTCGTCCTGGACGATAGATGTCCACACGTCTCTCAAAGGGATCGAGAAGCAAACCAAGGAGTGCTCCATTATCGCGGTACTCCTGCATTTTTTCTTGAACGTCAATTAAGCGGTCGGTGGGGGAACGCAGTTCGATGACAAAATCTGGACACAGGGGTAGTGGCCCCTCGCGTTGATCTTTTGGAATAGTATTCTCGCGCTCTTGTCGCACCCATGCGGCATCTGGGGAACGTTTTGCTCCATTTGGGAGAACGAACAACGTCGACGAATCAGTCGCTGTTCCTGTTCCATCAGCCTCAGCCCATTCATCCAAGTAGCGGCCAAGTCGCATATTCCGTCGCCCAGTCTCATACCCTGTCGGAGGCATAATCACCAATTCCTTTTGTGCTGTCAGTTCCAAGCGCAGCTCTGGGTTTTCCCGGCAAAGCCGGTCGAACTGTTCGTCCGTGACAATGACTCCGCGAACATTGAGTTTGAACGGCTCGCGTGGCTCTGGCATTGCTGAGGTCTGAGACATAGATGCTCCTTACGTGTCAGCTAGCCTAGATCGCTATTCCCGCTCTTGCAACCTGTTCCTCGTACCCCTTATAGAACACCAGAGATCGCGTAACCCGCAAAGGAGGTGCCCCATGAAGGAACCACTGTTCGCAGAATTTCCACTCGATGAGTATACACAACGAGTGAGCCGTGCCCGTGCACTCATGGAAGAACACGACATAGACGCGCTGCTGCTCACCCAACAGGAGAACGTGCGTTACCTTGCCGGGTATCTTTCACTGTTGTGGATTTCTAAATTTCGCCCACTCATGGCCCTGCTTCCACGTGATCCGTCGATCGCACCAACACTGATCCTGCCTGGGCAAGAATACGGCAACGCGAAGACATCATGGATTGAAGAAATTGCTTTCTACCGCGATCAGGAAGATCCTATTGGTACCGTCGTCAACACGCTGCATAAGAAAGGGTTCAGAGGAAAAAAGGTGGGAGTCGAACTCGGCTATGGCACGCGGCTGGGCATGGCACAGGTCCAGTGGGAAGATTTGCGGCGTGATTTCATTGGCATGTTTGTCGATAGCGCCCTACTCTTGCGGAAACTACGTGGCATCAAATCGGCTCGTGAGATCGATATGCTGCGCCGCTCGTGTGAGATTTCCTGTCATGGTGTCGAAGCAGGCTGGCGTGCGTTACACGAAGGCATGAGCGAAAAAGAGCTGGCCGCGGTTATGGTCTCGCGCATGGTGCAAGAGGGGGCTGAACCGATGAAGACGCTCCTCTGTGTTAACGCTGGTTCACAACGCTATCAGATTGTGAATAGTCCACCGAGTGAGTATCGCTTGAAACGTGGCGACCTGGTGATGATCGATGGCGGTGCAACGTACAATGGCTACTGTACCGATTTCATCCGTCAGGCGTGTCTTGGCAAGCCAACTCAGCAGCAGCGGGACTGGTTTGACCTGGCTCGCAAAGCCAATGACACCGCGATCGCTAAGATTCGCCCAGGCGTGCAATGTGCAGAGGTCTATGACGCTGCACGCAAAATCTTCATCGATGCTGGCCTCGGCGATTATGGGGTGATCAACATCATTGGTCATAGCTGTGGCATGGAAGTCCACGAATTGCCGTACGTGGGCGAACGCGGACAGGTAGAGACCAGCGATACTGTCATGGAACAAGGCATGGTCTTCTGCATCGAGCCGATTATCGCTGGCATGGATTCGCCTCGCTGGGAAGCGGGAATCTTCATTCAAGAGGACATGGTAACGGTCACCGCGACAGGTGGTGATGTATTGACCAATCGCTTGAGCAAGGATTTGTGGATTGCCGAAGTATAGTAGCTGTCAGCCATCAGCCGTCAGCTATCAGCTTTACGAGGAAGAACTCAGCAGTCACGCGAAGCTGAATGCTGAACGCTTATACCGATGCCGCTATACGCCCCCTCAAAAAAGTGACAGAGTAACCTCGCATTTCTGGAGAAGGAGGACAGTATGAAAGTTGGCGTCTCGATGTTTGCAACGGATTACGCAATCCGTCCAGATGATCTCGCTCGCGAAGCTGAGGCTCGTGGCTTTGAGTCAGTGTGGTTCCCTGAACATACGCATATCCCGGCGAGTCGTAAGAGCCCGTGGCCAGGCGGTGGCGATCTGCCCAAGGATTATTGGCATACCCATGATCTCTTCGTTGCCATGATGGCTGCGGCAGCAGTCACCAAGACCATTAAGGTTGGTAGTGGTATCTGTTTGGTGATCGAACGCGATCCAATCCTCATGGCCAAGGAAGTTGCCTCAGTCGATGCACTGTCGAATGGTCGCTTGATCTTTGGCATCGGTGGCGGCTGGAACCGCGAGGAAATGGAAAACCACGGCACCAATTTCGAGAAACGCTGGAAAGTGTTGCGTGAGCGTATTGAGGCCATGAAGGAAATCTGGTCGAAAGAAAATGCCGAATATCACGGAGAGTTTGTCAACTTCGATCCCATCTGGTCGTATCCGAAGCCAGTGCAGAAACCTCACCCGCCGATCCTGCTCGGAACACTCTCACAGAAGGGACTCGATCGCGTCGT encodes the following:
- a CDS encoding Uma2 family endonuclease: MQGQELLPNGEPYVITPRRYFTPEEYLLLERRSEYKSEHYDGEIFAMSGASEPHNVIAPNIVSSLHTQFRNRSCRVYPSDMRVNVQPGRHYAYPGVVAVCGEPRFQEEYKDRLVNPTVIGEVLSPSTEAYARGDKDLRYRQLASPQEYLLVSQTTPHIEHYVRQPDSQWLLTEASAVTATMSLPSIDCTLALAEVYEKVECEQNLE
- a CDS encoding aldehyde dehydrogenase family protein, producing the protein MMRSTLRSQLFINGEYVSAVSGKTFPVLNPANNEVLTQLAEAGVEDVNRAVAAARKAFDEGPWPKMKTADRAKMVRCFAKLLVRHAPELECIESLDVGKPVKESGGHDIPLPELQELL
- a CDS encoding ABC transporter ATP-binding protein — translated: MITAHGLTKLYGTFPAIKEVSFSINRGEVVGRLGPNGAGKSTTMRILACILAPTAGSAAVAGHDIVRDSFAVRRQLGYMPEVLSLYPEMTVTAYLDFVGKMKGLTGAKRRQCIQQVIDELALGDKARNYIGTLSKGYRQRVGLAQALVNHPAVLVLDEPTIGLDPEQAADFRNLIRSMRGQRTVILSTHILPDVNTTCDRVMIMNHGRLLALDTPRNLTLQRQDVSEIALQVTGPQDAVTKALRSLPGVIAVLAERTEVSGATFYTVKADRQRDIRPTLVELITRQGWQLFELRSRAMDLEEIFHQVVEQREEIKN
- a CDS encoding TIGR03619 family F420-dependent LLM class oxidoreductase, which codes for MKYGVHLGGGAALRHKGAAAQIGHLAEELGYDGILTGDHITIPKSISSTYPYTKLAEQQGYNPYAVFTTIDWLDAFTVLGLLVPVTEKVRLGPSVIIVPYRHPLEMARVVASLDVASGGRIVFGVGVGWMEEEFQLLGVPYKERASRTREYMQVMKEVWTKENPRFNGKYIQIDRDLHFAPKPQQKPHPPIWVGGESQAALKRVVEFGDGWHIGPVPLEEVKPKFAQLRELMAAAGRDMSQLEITSMVDTRVISEADIRTYRDLGVTGLYVVAPGPDSASVTKIMREFAEKVKNAVR
- a CDS encoding LLM class F420-dependent oxidoreductase, which gives rise to MKVGVSMFATDYAIRPDDLAREAEARGFESVWFPEHTHIPASRKSPWPGGGDLPKDYWHTHDLFVAMMAAAAVTKTIKVGSGICLVIERDPILMAKEVASVDALSNGRLIFGIGGGWNREEMENHGTNFEKRWKVLRERIEAMKEIWSKENAEYHGEFVNFDPIWSYPKPVQKPHPPILLGTLSQKGLDRVVRYCDGWIPVGIRPRDLPAAIKDLNERAARIGRKASEVPVSIFGAPGKEDTLKQFQDAGADRVVIGLPSDHKAKVLSLLDQCAPLVQKCA
- a CDS encoding aminopeptidase P family protein codes for the protein MKEPLFAEFPLDEYTQRVSRARALMEEHDIDALLLTQQENVRYLAGYLSLLWISKFRPLMALLPRDPSIAPTLILPGQEYGNAKTSWIEEIAFYRDQEDPIGTVVNTLHKKGFRGKKVGVELGYGTRLGMAQVQWEDLRRDFIGMFVDSALLLRKLRGIKSAREIDMLRRSCEISCHGVEAGWRALHEGMSEKELAAVMVSRMVQEGAEPMKTLLCVNAGSQRYQIVNSPPSEYRLKRGDLVMIDGGATYNGYCTDFIRQACLGKPTQQQRDWFDLARKANDTAIAKIRPGVQCAEVYDAARKIFIDAGLGDYGVINIIGHSCGMEVHELPYVGERGQVETSDTVMEQGMVFCIEPIIAGMDSPRWEAGIFIQEDMVTVTATGGDVLTNRLSKDLWIAEV
- a CDS encoding TIGR03084 family protein: MLQQAIDFREECDSLFSLLKSLDEQDWQRKTQFKEWTISDIIGHLHFGDYAADVSLRDSGAFKDFARQTAEASKGGRTHVDVMREWIANCQGNDLLNCWRSFALEMAGHFAGADPKLRVLWFGPDMSVRSSITARLMETWAHAQAIYDLLGKERQNADRIKNIVVIGMNTFGWTFTNRKLPVPTDQPYVRLTAPSGEIWEWNQPNQVNSIEGKAEEFCQVVTQVRNIVDTKLRVTGATATSWMSMAQCFAGPPETPPGPGTRFRQR
- a CDS encoding Uma2 family endonuclease is translated as MPEPREPFKLNVRGVIVTDEQFDRLCRENPELRLELTAQKELVIMPPTGYETGRRNMRLGRYLDEWAEADGTGTATDSSTLFVLPNGAKRSPDAAWVRQERENTIPKDQREGPLPLCPDFVIELRSPTDRLIDVQEKMQEYRDNGALLGLLLDPFERRVDIYRPGRPVEVLDDPETVGGDPVLPGFVLPVRKLW